Proteins from a single region of Chryseobacterium scophthalmum:
- the proC gene encoding pyrroline-5-carboxylate reductase, producing the protein MKIAIIGAGNMGLSFSKSFLKYELIKPENLHLITRSQSKIPKIKEEFPKSEISVFEEVKNLDADLIIIAVKPQDFQKVAESFQFSLNENQMILSIMAGIKIEKIQNSLNHKPVVRAMPNSPTLLGMGITGYTSAEGISFNQLMNIERLLNSTGRSVYLENEDLLDGVTALSGSGPAYFYYIVDAMIKAGTEMGIDENLSKLFVKQTMLGAYHLINNSDKNLEDLIKDVASKGGTTEAALKTFEENNFKGILQQGILNAEKRAKELNG; encoded by the coding sequence ATGAAAATCGCCATCATCGGAGCCGGAAATATGGGTTTATCTTTTTCAAAATCATTTTTGAAATATGAACTCATTAAACCTGAAAACCTTCACCTGATTACAAGAAGCCAATCTAAAATTCCGAAAATAAAAGAAGAATTTCCCAAATCTGAAATTTCTGTATTTGAAGAAGTGAAAAATTTGGATGCAGATCTTATAATCATTGCCGTAAAACCACAGGATTTCCAAAAAGTAGCGGAAAGTTTTCAGTTTTCATTAAATGAAAATCAGATGATTTTGTCGATTATGGCAGGAATTAAAATTGAAAAAATTCAGAACTCATTAAATCACAAACCTGTCGTAAGAGCAATGCCCAACTCTCCTACTCTTTTGGGAATGGGAATCACAGGTTACACTTCTGCAGAAGGAATTTCATTTAATCAGTTAATGAATATCGAAAGGCTTCTGAACAGCACCGGAAGATCTGTTTATTTGGAAAACGAAGATTTATTAGACGGAGTTACTGCCCTTTCAGGAAGCGGACCAGCGTATTTTTATTACATCGTAGACGCGATGATTAAAGCCGGAACAGAAATGGGAATCGATGAAAATTTGTCTAAACTTTTCGTAAAACAAACGATGTTGGGCGCTTATCATTTAATCAATAACTCTGATAAAAACCTGGAAGATCTTATCAAAGATGTTGCTTCAAAAGGTGGTACAACCGAAGCGGCACTGAAAACCTTTGAAGAAAATAATTTTAAGGGAATTTTGCAGCAAGGAATTTTAAATGCTGAAAAACGAGCGAAGGAATTGAATGGGTAA
- a CDS encoding VanZ family protein, with the protein MLKKFYKFIILPYTIFLLYLMFFGMGRLQYEDNIVRIKPIVSTIWFIHETISWLDIIRIVLGNVVMFIPFGFLGWIFPQLKNLKSLIITFVSAIVIVEALQYFSRLGVFDVDDVLLNTFGVFLGFLIRNFLERRFESYVK; encoded by the coding sequence ATGTTAAAGAAATTTTATAAATTCATCATTTTACCGTACACCATTTTTCTGCTCTATCTGATGTTTTTCGGGATGGGAAGATTGCAGTATGAAGATAATATTGTGAGAATTAAACCGATTGTTTCAACAATTTGGTTTATTCATGAAACAATAAGCTGGCTTGATATTATTAGAATTGTTTTGGGAAATGTGGTGATGTTTATTCCTTTTGGTTTTTTAGGATGGATTTTTCCACAGTTAAAAAATTTAAAAAGCCTCATCATCACTTTTGTTTCTGCCATTGTGATTGTAGAAGCACTGCAGTATTTTTCAAGATTGGGAGTATTTGATGTGGATGATGTTTTGCTGAATACTTTTGGAGTGTTTCTGGGATTTTTGATTCGGAATTTTTTAGAAAGAAGATTTGAAAGCTATGTTAAATAA
- the lnt gene encoding apolipoprotein N-acyltransferase, translating into MKYVLLTLISAMLLSVSWPTYGVPFFIFFALVPLLMMEHGVSKFSNYNRKSWVVFGLSYLCFVIWNVVTTGWLYGSKNPDGSHSMMAVLFPVLVNSFLYSLVFQCYHWYKNAQGTYWGMAFLVAIWMSFEKFHLNWELTWPWLNLGNAFSDYPKLIQWYDTLGSTGGSFWILLVNLLIFYTIRIWEAGRKRKDLIINISATVLLIGLPMIISLIKFNSFNEKPIGEVSVLMLQPDLDPYGEKYSKDSITIQNDLLALAENNTKGKIDYYIAPETALPGRGSISETAFEKSELLSNVKGFLAKHPGSVFTTGISSHKYFLDKNTVPTNAYQINDRVWVESYNSAVQIIPNQKVEVYHKGKLVPGVEIFPYMSVLKPLLGNAMINLGGTVASLGTDKERVAFSNPYNKGKIAPIICYESIYGEFVTDYVKKGANFLGIMTNDSWWGVTEGHKQLLSYARMRAIETRREIVRAANSGISAHINAKGEILEDTFYGDQTTLFAKVNLYEGETFYVRTGDFLSRVSIFALGFLLFYFLIKRFQNRMKKENKK; encoded by the coding sequence ATGAAATACGTCTTACTTACGCTCATTTCAGCGATGTTGCTATCGGTTTCTTGGCCGACTTACGGAGTTCCATTTTTTATATTCTTTGCCCTCGTTCCGCTTTTGATGATGGAACATGGTGTTTCTAAATTTTCAAATTACAACAGAAAAAGCTGGGTTGTTTTCGGTCTTTCTTATCTGTGTTTTGTGATTTGGAATGTAGTTACCACAGGCTGGCTGTACGGATCAAAAAATCCGGATGGAAGTCATTCGATGATGGCGGTCCTATTTCCGGTTTTGGTCAATTCTTTTTTATATTCACTCGTTTTTCAATGTTATCATTGGTATAAAAATGCACAGGGAACGTATTGGGGAATGGCTTTTTTAGTAGCAATCTGGATGAGTTTTGAAAAATTTCATCTCAATTGGGAATTAACTTGGCCTTGGCTGAATCTTGGAAATGCTTTTTCAGATTACCCGAAACTGATTCAGTGGTACGATACTTTAGGATCAACCGGAGGAAGCTTTTGGATTTTATTGGTCAATTTACTCATATTTTACACTATCAGAATTTGGGAAGCCGGAAGAAAAAGGAAAGATTTAATTATTAATATTTCTGCAACGGTACTTTTAATCGGTCTTCCGATGATTATTTCATTAATAAAATTCAATAGTTTTAATGAAAAACCGATTGGTGAAGTCAGTGTTTTAATGTTGCAACCAGATCTTGATCCTTATGGTGAAAAATATTCTAAAGACAGCATCACGATTCAGAATGATCTTTTAGCTTTAGCCGAAAACAATACCAAAGGAAAAATTGATTATTACATTGCGCCCGAAACAGCACTTCCCGGAAGAGGTTCTATTTCTGAGACCGCTTTTGAAAAAAGTGAACTTTTAAGTAATGTAAAAGGTTTTCTTGCGAAACATCCCGGTTCTGTTTTTACAACGGGAATTTCTTCACACAAATATTTTTTAGATAAAAATACTGTTCCAACAAATGCTTATCAAATTAATGACCGAGTTTGGGTAGAAAGTTATAATTCTGCAGTACAAATCATCCCGAATCAAAAAGTTGAAGTTTACCACAAAGGAAAGCTTGTTCCGGGCGTTGAAATTTTCCCTTACATGAGTGTTTTAAAACCACTTTTAGGTAATGCGATGATTAATTTGGGAGGAACTGTTGCTTCATTGGGAACAGATAAAGAGCGTGTTGCATTTTCAAATCCTTATAATAAAGGAAAGATCGCACCGATTATTTGTTATGAAAGTATTTATGGTGAATTTGTAACCGACTATGTAAAAAAAGGCGCCAACTTCCTCGGAATTATGACCAATGATTCTTGGTGGGGAGTAACAGAAGGTCACAAACAGCTCCTTTCTTATGCAAGAATGAGAGCTATTGAAACCAGAAGAGAAATTGTACGAGCTGCAAACAGCGGAATTTCTGCGCATATTAATGCTAAAGGTGAAATCTTAGAAGACACTTTTTATGGCGATCAGACAACCTTATTCGCTAAAGTTAATCTTTATGAGGGCGAAACGTTTTATGTAAGAACAGGAGATTTTCTTTCCCGAGTTTCTATTTTTGCTTTAGGGTTTTTGCTGTTTTATTTTCTGATTAAAAGGTTTCAGAATAGAATGAAAAAGGAAAACAAAAAGTAA
- a CDS encoding T9SS type A sorting domain-containing protein: MKKLYVFAFFIPMMFQAQTFSEVSSSIKNFFYGSSDIGDFNNDGKPDVVYNGAIDVDADGGADVTFNEAYINNNGVFSAYGDLGTDVTHLGDIKFIDYNNDGLLDIVSTGLSYQDVVNYKHYRFLNNGTGFSKVEDTAGKVYGSIEVFDFNHDGKQDYAINGPQYVQGTGFVYDLSFYKNAGNGFQLTQSWLPGTQNGSFKVLDLNNDQLLDVVIFGYDKDTNPVFKVYLNSNGTLQESQTLLPLASGKLAYADFNADGFLDLVAIGQDGNYDEYLGVFMNDGTGQFTTQGISGEGLSASSVDVGDLNNDGYYDFIVIGDDKNNDGAVNVFLYNPASQSFTKATNTSLYNLGGTGNVRLFDYDGNNHLDVLMTGFDWADPDLNSFTKLYKNTSTAANLKPTAPTSLHLNKNGNTFNFTWSGATDDKTPVNALQYEIKVGTSPGAQDVAKYIVTTPSWFLTLDSSIQQVYWSVRSIDASKVYSDPSVENTLGVNDFSAKTQLSIYPNPASEKVFIKGEKATAVEMYSMDGKKLNVQLNSDQSVTVSDLPKGMYILKIKINNNWVVQKLMIR, from the coding sequence ATGAAAAAGTTGTATGTTTTTGCTTTTTTTATTCCTATGATGTTTCAGGCTCAAACTTTTTCTGAAGTTTCCAGCAGTATAAAAAATTTCTTTTACGGATCCAGCGATATTGGTGATTTTAATAATGACGGAAAACCGGATGTTGTATATAATGGCGCTATAGATGTAGATGCAGACGGAGGTGCAGATGTTACCTTTAATGAAGCTTATATTAATAATAATGGCGTTTTTTCTGCTTATGGAGATTTAGGAACTGATGTTACGCATTTAGGAGATATTAAATTTATAGATTATAATAATGACGGATTATTAGATATTGTTTCTACTGGTTTGAGTTATCAGGATGTTGTTAATTACAAACACTATCGTTTTCTAAATAATGGAACTGGTTTTTCAAAAGTAGAAGATACTGCCGGAAAAGTGTACGGCTCTATTGAAGTTTTTGATTTTAATCATGATGGAAAACAGGATTATGCAATCAACGGACCTCAATATGTTCAAGGAACCGGTTTTGTGTATGATTTAAGTTTTTATAAAAACGCAGGTAATGGTTTTCAACTAACTCAGTCGTGGCTTCCCGGAACTCAGAATGGAAGTTTTAAAGTATTAGATCTGAATAATGATCAGCTTCTGGATGTAGTCATTTTCGGTTATGATAAAGATACCAATCCTGTTTTTAAAGTATATCTAAATTCGAATGGTACACTTCAGGAATCTCAAACTTTACTGCCTTTAGCGAGCGGGAAATTAGCGTATGCAGACTTTAATGCAGATGGTTTTTTAGATTTGGTAGCGATTGGTCAGGATGGAAATTATGACGAATATCTTGGTGTCTTTATGAATGACGGAACAGGTCAGTTTACAACTCAGGGGATTTCCGGAGAAGGGCTTTCTGCTTCAAGTGTAGATGTTGGAGATCTTAATAATGATGGATATTACGATTTTATAGTCATTGGTGATGATAAAAATAATGACGGAGCGGTGAATGTTTTTCTTTACAATCCGGCTTCCCAATCTTTTACAAAAGCAACCAATACTTCTTTGTATAATCTTGGCGGAACAGGAAATGTAAGGCTTTTTGATTACGACGGAAACAATCATCTGGATGTTTTAATGACGGGCTTCGATTGGGCTGATCCAGATTTAAATTCATTCACCAAACTTTATAAAAATACTTCTACGGCAGCCAATTTAAAACCAACTGCTCCAACCAGTTTACATTTAAACAAAAACGGAAATACATTCAATTTTACATGGAGTGGCGCAACGGATGATAAAACTCCGGTCAATGCTTTACAATATGAAATTAAAGTCGGAACAAGTCCGGGAGCGCAAGATGTGGCAAAGTATATTGTAACTACGCCATCTTGGTTTTTAACGCTTGATTCTTCTATTCAGCAAGTATATTGGAGTGTAAGATCAATTGATGCATCAAAAGTTTACTCTGATCCGTCAGTAGAAAATACATTAGGTGTAAATGATTTTTCAGCAAAAACACAACTGTCGATCTATCCAAATCCGGCTTCTGAAAAAGTTTTCATTAAAGGTGAAAAAGCAACTGCGGTGGAAATGTATTCAATGGATGGGAAAAAACTAAATGTACAGCTCAACAGCGATCAGTCGGTAACCGTTTCTGATCTTCCAAAAGGAATGTATATTCTGAAAATTAAAATTAACAACAACTGGGTGGTCCAAAAACTAATGATCAGGTAA
- the rpmB gene encoding 50S ribosomal protein L28 — protein MSRICQITGKRAMVGNNVSHANNKTKRRFEINLLEKKFYLPEQDKHVTLKVSAHGLRIINKIGIEEAIERGIREGLIKKN, from the coding sequence ATGTCAAGAATTTGCCAGATAACAGGAAAGCGTGCAATGGTTGGTAACAACGTTTCCCACGCTAATAACAAAACGAAGCGTCGTTTTGAAATTAACTTATTGGAAAAGAAATTTTACCTTCCAGAGCAAGACAAGCACGTTACGCTTAAAGTTTCAGCTCATGGATTGAGAATCATTAACAAGATTGGAATCGAAGAGGCTATCGAAAGAGGCATCAGAGAAGGATTGATTAAAAAGAACTAA
- the rpmG gene encoding 50S ribosomal protein L33, with amino-acid sequence MAKKGNRVQVILECTEHKESGMPGMSRYISTKNKKNTTERLELKKYNPVLKRSTLHKEIK; translated from the coding sequence ATGGCAAAAAAAGGAAATAGAGTTCAAGTAATACTTGAATGTACAGAGCACAAAGAAAGCGGTATGCCAGGAATGTCTAGATACATTTCTACAAAAAATAAAAAGAACACTACAGAAAGATTGGAATTGAAAAAATACAATCCGGTTCTTAAGAGATCTACCCTTCACAAAGAAATCAAGTAA
- a CDS encoding DUF4295 domain-containing protein: MAKKVVATLQSGQSKKMTKVVKMVKSSKSGAYVFEEKVMNADEVEGFLKK, from the coding sequence ATGGCAAAGAAAGTAGTAGCAACCCTACAAAGCGGACAGTCTAAAAAAATGACTAAAGTCGTGAAAATGGTGAAGTCTTCTAAATCAGGAGCTTACGTTTTCGAAGAAAAAGTAATGAATGCAGACGAAGTTGAAGGTTTTTTGAAAAAATAA
- the ftsY gene encoding signal recognition particle-docking protein FtsY: MSWFKNIFKKEEKETLDKGLEKSNQGFFEKMTKAVVGKSKVDDEVLDNLEEILIASDVGASTTIKIIERIEERVARDKYVGVNELDQILREEISGLLLENPHAGSGNIDTSKKPYVIMVVGVNGVGKTTTIGKLAHQFKSEGKKVVLGAADTFRAAAVDQLVIWSERVGVPIVKQEMGSDPASVAFDTVQSAVAQDADVVIIDTAGRLHNKINLMNELSKIKRVMQKVIPDAPHEILLVLDGSTGQNAFEQAKQFTAATEVNALAVTKLDGTAKGGVVIGISDQFQIPVKYIGVGEKMQDLQLFNGTEFVDSFFKKR, translated from the coding sequence ATGAGTTGGTTTAAAAATATTTTCAAAAAAGAAGAAAAAGAAACTTTAGATAAAGGTTTGGAAAAATCGAATCAGGGTTTCTTTGAAAAAATGACTAAAGCCGTAGTCGGCAAAAGCAAAGTAGATGACGAAGTTCTGGATAATCTGGAAGAAATACTGATTGCTTCAGACGTTGGAGCTTCTACAACCATCAAAATCATTGAGAGAATTGAAGAACGTGTTGCCAGAGACAAGTATGTCGGCGTAAATGAATTAGACCAAATTCTACGCGAAGAAATCTCCGGACTTCTTTTAGAAAATCCACACGCAGGAAGCGGAAACATTGACACAAGTAAAAAACCATACGTTATTATGGTTGTCGGTGTAAACGGTGTTGGAAAAACCACCACTATCGGAAAACTGGCTCATCAGTTTAAATCTGAAGGTAAAAAAGTAGTTTTAGGAGCTGCAGATACTTTTAGAGCTGCTGCAGTTGATCAATTGGTTATCTGGAGTGAAAGAGTTGGCGTTCCTATCGTAAAACAGGAAATGGGTTCTGATCCTGCTTCTGTTGCTTTTGACACGGTACAAAGTGCCGTTGCTCAGGATGCCGATGTTGTTATTATTGACACCGCTGGAAGACTTCACAATAAAATTAATTTGATGAATGAACTTTCTAAAATCAAGAGAGTGATGCAAAAGGTTATTCCTGATGCTCCACACGAGATTTTATTGGTTCTTGATGGTTCTACAGGTCAGAATGCCTTTGAACAGGCAAAACAGTTTACAGCAGCTACTGAAGTGAATGCTTTAGCAGTAACAAAATTAGACGGAACTGCAAAAGGCGGTGTGGTAATTGGTATTTCAGATCAATTTCAGATTCCGGTAAAATATATTGGTGTTGGAGAAAAAATGCAAGATCTTCAACTTTTTAATGGTACAGAGTTTGTAGATTCGTTCTTCAAGAAGAGATAA
- a CDS encoding GlsB/YeaQ/YmgE family stress response membrane protein, which yields MGFITWIIFGLLAGALAKVIMPGKQGGGWLITIILGIVGAFVGGLIGVYILHWGDVDSFWNFRSWFLAIGGAILVLWLYGMATRK from the coding sequence ATGGGATTTATAACATGGATTATCTTTGGTCTATTGGCAGGAGCACTTGCTAAAGTGATTATGCCCGGAAAACAAGGCGGCGGATGGCTGATTACGATTATCTTAGGTATCGTTGGTGCTTTCGTCGGCGGCTTGATAGGAGTATATATTCTTCACTGGGGCGATGTAGATTCTTTCTGGAATTTCAGAAGCTGGTTCCTTGCCATTGGTGGTGCAATCCTTGTACTCTGGCTTTACGGAATGGCAACTAGGAAATAA
- the sppA gene encoding signal peptide peptidase SppA, which translates to MKSFFKNVLANIVAIVILCFVFFFFFIIMIAVSSMSGEKSVDVKKNSVLTINLKTSIIDSPTEEQQSIFNIKDKNQNILIYDAVEAIHKAKDDDNIKGISIETDHISAGTTQIDDLRNAIEDFKKSGKFVYAYGNAVSQASYYLGSVADQYYLNPSGGIELKGLATEVTFFKDFAEKYGIGIEVIRHGKFKSAVEPFLRNDISPENQEQLSTLLNDIWGNTSSKMAASRKMNAEEFKTVVDSLYGMIPDLTVKYKLADKLIQKTEYDQLIKTKLSIAEKDKLNKVSLQKYIDSFKDKDSSGEKVAVLYASGSINSGDEYNEIYSEKYIKYIKELQEDKKVKAVVLRINSPGGSANASDEILFELQRLKKTKPLVVSFGDYAASGGYYIAMGADKIYSEPNTLTGSIGVFGVLPYFKDIANKNGVRSDIVATNANSAYYSSLHGLTPYGVNLMTRSVEGTYKRFVHFVTQNRKQTFEQIDNIGGGRVWSGVRAKQIGLVDELGTLNDAVKFAAQKANLKSYNVASYPKKMTAFEQIFEDLNEDDISARVIKNKIGKANYEILEQLTSEKLKSEVKMEMPYRIKID; encoded by the coding sequence ATGAAGAGTTTCTTTAAAAATGTATTAGCAAATATAGTGGCTATTGTTATATTATGCTTCGTGTTTTTCTTCTTTTTTATTATCATGATTGCTGTCAGTTCAATGAGTGGAGAGAAATCGGTGGATGTAAAAAAGAATTCAGTTTTAACTATTAATCTGAAGACTTCTATTATTGATAGTCCTACAGAAGAGCAGCAAAGTATTTTTAATATTAAAGATAAGAATCAGAATATTTTGATTTATGATGCTGTGGAAGCTATTCATAAAGCGAAAGATGATGATAATATTAAAGGTATCAGTATTGAAACCGACCATATTAGCGCAGGAACTACTCAGATTGATGATTTGAGAAATGCTATTGAAGATTTCAAGAAAAGCGGAAAATTTGTTTATGCTTACGGAAATGCGGTTTCACAGGCTTCCTATTATTTAGGTTCTGTTGCTGATCAGTATTATTTAAATCCATCAGGTGGAATTGAGCTTAAAGGTTTGGCTACAGAAGTAACTTTCTTTAAAGATTTTGCTGAAAAATATGGAATCGGGATTGAAGTAATCCGTCACGGGAAATTTAAATCTGCTGTAGAACCTTTCTTAAGAAATGATATTTCGCCGGAAAATCAGGAGCAGTTGAGTACCTTATTAAATGATATTTGGGGAAATACTTCATCTAAAATGGCAGCCTCAAGAAAAATGAATGCTGAAGAGTTCAAAACTGTTGTAGACAGCTTATACGGAATGATTCCAGATTTAACGGTAAAATATAAACTGGCTGATAAACTTATTCAGAAAACTGAGTACGATCAGTTAATCAAAACAAAACTGAGTATTGCTGAAAAAGATAAACTAAACAAAGTTTCGCTACAAAAATATATCGATTCTTTTAAAGATAAAGATAGCTCAGGTGAAAAAGTAGCAGTTTTATACGCGTCAGGTTCTATCAATAGCGGTGATGAATACAATGAAATTTATTCTGAAAAGTATATCAAGTATATTAAAGAACTTCAGGAAGACAAAAAAGTAAAAGCGGTAGTTTTAAGAATTAATTCTCCGGGAGGAAGTGCAAATGCCTCTGATGAGATTTTATTTGAACTTCAACGGTTGAAAAAAACAAAACCTCTGGTTGTTTCTTTCGGTGATTATGCTGCTTCAGGTGGATATTATATTGCAATGGGAGCGGATAAAATTTATTCTGAACCAAATACTTTAACAGGGTCTATCGGAGTTTTCGGAGTATTGCCTTACTTTAAAGATATTGCCAATAAAAACGGAGTGCGTTCTGATATTGTTGCTACCAATGCCAACTCGGCTTATTATTCTTCATTGCACGGTCTTACGCCTTATGGAGTGAATTTAATGACGAGAAGTGTTGAAGGAACTTATAAAAGATTTGTACATTTTGTGACTCAAAACAGAAAACAGACTTTTGAGCAGATTGATAACATCGGAGGTGGAAGAGTTTGGAGCGGAGTTCGTGCAAAACAAATCGGCTTGGTAGACGAATTGGGAACTTTAAATGATGCAGTGAAATTTGCTGCACAAAAAGCAAATTTGAAATCTTATAACGTTGCGTCTTATCCTAAAAAGATGACTGCATTTGAGCAGATTTTTGAAGATCTGAATGAAGACGATATCTCTGCAAGAGTCATCAAGAATAAAATTGGTAAAGCAAACTATGAGATTTTAGAACAGCTTACCAGTGAGAAATTAAAATCTGAGGTAAAAATGGAAATGCCTTACAGAATCAAAATAGACTAA
- the folK gene encoding 2-amino-4-hydroxy-6-hydroxymethyldihydropteridine diphosphokinase: MSQHKVVLLLGSNIGNQKNNIDLALTKISEACTILKKSEYLTSEPVEFASCNIFCNIATIISTHLSPIQLLDYVKKIEIEMGRLTDSSVSKVYTDRIIDIDIVKYDELKFISERLEIPHNKHLFEREFSKILLKEFI, encoded by the coding sequence ATGTCGCAACATAAGGTGGTTTTGTTACTCGGAAGTAACATTGGCAATCAAAAAAATAATATTGACCTCGCTTTAACCAAAATAAGTGAAGCTTGTACAATATTAAAAAAGAGTGAATATTTGACTTCAGAACCCGTAGAATTTGCCAGTTGTAATATTTTTTGTAATATTGCAACAATAATATCTACTCACCTATCACCTATTCAACTGCTTGATTACGTGAAAAAAATAGAAATTGAAATGGGTCGGCTTACTGATTCTTCAGTTTCGAAAGTTTACACAGACAGAATAATCGACATTGATATTGTGAAGTATGATGAGTTAAAATTTATATCAGAAAGGTTAGAAATCCCTCATAACAAACATCTTTTTGAAAGGGAATTTTCTAAGATATTATTAAAAGAATTTATTTAA
- a CDS encoding flagellar motor protein MotB, producing the protein MKLGLLLLSILPMATYAQDSISVNSTNEYPNTFSSGSANVQKFDNKARRFNDWSISVGGGAAFMMNSDLTSFYDKKVNWGYNSYVSIDKQISHTFGISIAYQRGETNQKGMQDGARGQLAGVGVAKTKYNQIALLGDVNFSNLLRRVDNHSPYRWAFHGYGGVGLMNFKTSLHDNDEFRWSNSPRRVPLFIDQKLDISSFYYQFGAGLKYKVSKLIDIEARAMYIISGDDEFDGGGWAEPADYVASSANSKYNMINDKRSDNMLTVNLGVSFKLGKHMSHLAWHDPLQEVYYRTNVLENTANELVVCEKGDNDNDGVCDDWDRELNTPAGARVDGAGVALDMDLDGVIDLYDKCVTVPGSPDNNGCPVN; encoded by the coding sequence ATGAAATTAGGTTTATTATTATTGTCCATTTTGCCTATGGCAACCTATGCACAGGACAGTATTTCCGTTAACTCTACAAACGAATATCCCAATACATTTTCTTCTGGTTCTGCAAATGTTCAAAAATTTGACAACAAAGCAAGAAGATTCAACGATTGGTCTATTTCTGTGGGTGGAGGTGCAGCATTTATGATGAACTCAGATCTTACTTCTTTTTATGACAAAAAGGTAAACTGGGGATACAACAGCTATGTGAGTATAGACAAACAAATCTCGCACACTTTTGGAATAAGTATAGCCTATCAAAGAGGTGAAACAAACCAAAAAGGAATGCAGGATGGCGCACGTGGACAACTAGCCGGTGTAGGAGTTGCAAAAACAAAATACAATCAAATTGCTTTATTAGGAGATGTTAACTTTTCAAATCTTTTGAGAAGAGTTGATAACCACTCGCCTTACAGATGGGCTTTTCATGGTTATGGAGGAGTTGGTTTAATGAACTTCAAAACATCTTTACATGATAATGATGAATTTAGATGGAGTAATTCACCTAGAAGAGTACCATTATTTATTGATCAAAAGCTTGACATCAGTTCATTTTATTATCAATTTGGTGCAGGTTTGAAATATAAAGTTTCAAAACTTATTGATATCGAAGCCAGAGCGATGTATATTATCAGTGGTGATGATGAGTTCGATGGTGGCGGTTGGGCAGAGCCTGCAGATTATGTTGCAAGCAGCGCCAACTCTAAGTATAATATGATCAACGATAAAAGATCAGATAATATGTTAACGGTTAATTTAGGTGTATCATTTAAATTAGGAAAACATATGTCTCATCTAGCTTGGCATGATCCTTTGCAGGAAGTTTATTACAGAACTAATGTACTTGAAAATACAGCCAACGAATTAGTTGTATGCGAAAAAGGAGACAATGATAATGATGGCGTTTGTGATGACTGGGACAGAGAGCTGAATACTCCTGCAGGAGCAAGAGTTGACGGTGCGGGTGTAGCATTGGATATGGATCTTGATGGGGTCATCGATTTATACGACAAATGTGTTACCGTTCCAGGATCTCCTGATAACAATGGTTGTCCTGTGAACTAA